From the genome of ANME-2 cluster archaeon, one region includes:
- a CDS encoding DUF366 family protein — MRIEILSGTLDYDGSQIEPLWAYSKDIPGDSIVLFRGAMDIPDSNIKDLEDLQNNLAIKGGDMLHFIVERFDSPGSIRLAYYMQRLLVVCAKDVLFHHGIESIRNGDDIFIGTGKLTVSIASAGISSEKIHFGINISCNGTPTDVEVACLTYLGITDFIGMGKEIATAFAAEVDDIESDIVKTKGL; from the coding sequence ATGAGAATAGAGATACTATCCGGCACCCTGGATTATGACGGCTCCCAGATAGAGCCGCTGTGGGCATATTCAAAAGATATTCCCGGGGACAGCATTGTGTTGTTCAGGGGGGCTATGGACATTCCGGATTCAAATATCAAGGATCTGGAAGACCTGCAAAATAATCTAGCCATCAAGGGCGGGGATATGCTGCACTTCATAGTTGAGCGGTTCGATTCACCGGGCAGCATAAGGCTTGCATATTATATGCAGCGCTTGCTGGTTGTCTGTGCTAAAGATGTCTTATTTCACCACGGCATAGAATCGATACGCAACGGTGATGATATTTTTATTGGTACGGGTAAATTGACTGTTAGCATAGCATCTGCGGGGATTTCCTCTGAGAAAATACATTTTGGCATTAATATTTCATGTAATGGCACGCCTACTGATGTGGAAGTTGCCTGTCTGACCTACCTGGGCATCACTGATTTTATAGGCATGGGGAAGGAGATTGCCACTGCTTTTGCAGCCGAAGTAGATGATATCGAGTCTGACATTGTGAAAACAAAGGGCCTTTGA
- the albA gene encoding DNA-binding protein Alba, with the protein MENDDVVYVGNKPVMNYVLAVVTQFNGGTNKVTIKARGRAISRAVDVAEVVRNRFLDNVEVKDILISTEKVTSDRGETNVSAMEITIGK; encoded by the coding sequence ATGGAAAATGACGATGTAGTATATGTCGGTAACAAACCAGTGATGAACTATGTACTTGCAGTGGTAACCCAGTTCAATGGTGGTACCAATAAAGTAACTATCAAAGCACGCGGCAGGGCCATTTCAAGAGCTGTTGATGTTGCAGAAGTGGTGAGGAACAGGTTCCTTGATAATGTGGAAGTGAAGGATATTCTCATATCCACAGAAAAGGTAACATCGGACCGCGGCGAAACCAACGTATCAGCAATGGAAATAACAATAGGGAAGTAG
- a CDS encoding acetyl-CoA synthetase — protein sequence MNENEERLWKLLGDWNIPVLPMATVSSAGAAVEAAKTLGHPVVMKLVSPDITHKSDVGGVILDLGSDKEVKDAYHRMMKSVKQHLPEARIEGVVLQKMAEPGLEVIIGAKLDPQFGHVIMFGLGGIFVEICRDVSFRVTPVDREMAREMVLEIKGSPIIEGARGREPADLKAIIDVITALSSMLEKNPDITEIDINPLIVYSRGSVAVDARILTK from the coding sequence ATGAACGAAAATGAGGAACGGCTCTGGAAATTGTTAGGGGACTGGAATATTCCCGTGCTCCCAATGGCTACAGTATCTTCAGCCGGGGCTGCCGTGGAAGCGGCCAAAACCCTGGGTCATCCTGTTGTAATGAAACTCGTCTCACCTGATATCACCCATAAAAGCGATGTGGGCGGCGTTATACTTGACCTGGGTTCGGATAAGGAGGTAAAGGATGCATATCATAGGATGATGAAGTCTGTGAAACAGCACCTGCCGGAAGCAAGGATCGAAGGAGTAGTATTGCAGAAGATGGCCGAACCCGGACTTGAAGTGATCATCGGTGCTAAACTGGACCCTCAGTTCGGTCATGTGATCATGTTCGGACTGGGTGGAATATTTGTGGAGATATGCAGGGATGTTTCCTTCAGGGTTACGCCCGTGGACAGGGAGATGGCACGTGAGATGGTATTGGAGATTAAGGGCAGTCCTATCATCGAAGGTGCGAGAGGCAGGGAACCTGCTGATCTAAAAGCCATTATTGATGTGATCACCGCATTATCATCTATGCTTGAAAAGAATCCTGATATCACTGAGATTGACATTAACCCGTTGATCGTGTATTCCCGGGGCTCGGTAGCAGTGGATGCCAGGATACTTACAAAATGA